The following are encoded in a window of Octopus sinensis linkage group LG23, ASM634580v1, whole genome shotgun sequence genomic DNA:
- the LOC115223607 gene encoding amphoterin-induced protein 2, which produces MSCQKLQRSPEECVPWLLTTRSMLILLTGIMLLNTLGLSLENSCQVLGEENQYQANCCKLNLTHVPYNLLKSIRSLYLDHNRIALTKESYYFTVYENLKVLSLVNNSIKFIHAKSFFRLKLEVLELSGNLLRNVPVNALRGQSFLQNLSLENNRIDYITKADFQALESLIELKLSGNYIKSIDGMSFIGLKNLYNLELHQNSLQTLPHNLFQSCNESLQTITLSQNSWYCDCHLRWLSEYFLIKNWTSASTGMHCKIPLSLQSKKFLSIPWELFACPLVMDSSSTKMIVKNNDNISLICRVQSNPPARISWWFNNKLIDDFEYYTITHSVGINGMSVLQVSNFDFGDMGSYKCVAQNSVSNSSVVYTLVIEGFSQYKKKALTSSEAVEQPSSVHSAVISVCVTGGLISLCIIIVLVFYYWKRFTRLQEQKQEEIKLKIKNHFESSRNYKPDSENNKSPTSEQGRNEETEPLYDAVKPVLQPQRETQLSDIIANNKQAYTDLQEVEAYSPSTLMTTLDSDNTGVFWTGSSRNDCSSNPSDLACPLLETSGYISYPNEWEINGEVFLTPYPSPHPRYVENYPRSVPSLPPYYTHSFHNHHPPYHSNTSSMPMGPCDWPFSTMPYPGKYEDHNRCASVGSVGSEPIPPKKPPRLHSYSSTTSDRRKFSLPKPGSVDEFGTAV; this is translated from the coding sequence ATGTCTTGTCAGAAGCTTCAAAGATCACCTGAAGAATGTGTTCCTTGGTTGTTAACGACTCGAAGTATGTTGATACTACTTACTGGCATAATGCTGTTAAATACGCTCGGGTTGAGTCTGGAGAATTCTTGTCAAGTTCTTGGCGAGGAGAATCAGTACCAGGCCAACTGTTGTAAATTAAACTTGACTCATGTTCCCTATAACTTGTTAAAAAGCATACGTAGTCTATATTTGGATCACAATCGTATCGCCCTCACCAAAGAAAGCTACTATTTCACGGTCTATGAAAACCTGAAAGTCCTCTCACTTGTAAATAATTCCATTAAATTCATTCACGCCAAATCTTTCTTTCGCCTAAAACTGGAAGTTCTAGAACTTTCTGGAAATCTACTCAGAAATGTTCCAGTTAACGCTTTACGTGGGCAGAGCTTTCTTCAGAATTTGTCTCTAGAAAACAACCGAATCGATTACATAACAAAGGCTGATTTCCAGGCACTTGAAAGCTTAATTGAGCTGAAACTGTCAGGAAATTACATCAAATCCATTGATGGAATGTCTTTCATAGGTTTAAAGAATTTGTACAATTTAGAACTTCATCAGAATTCCCTACAAACTTTACCCCATAACTTATTTCAGAGCTGTAACGAAAGCTTACAAACAATTACCTTGTCCCAAAACTCCTGGTACTGCGACTGTCACCTCCGTTGGTTATCAGAATATTTCCTAATTAAAAATTGGACTTCGGCATCAACTGGAATGCACTGTAAAATACCCCTGTCTCTCCAAAGTAAGAAGTTCCTGTCGATTCCTTGGGAATTGTTTGCTTGTCCTCTTGTGATGGATTCCAGCAGCACCAAAATGATTGTGAAAAATAACGACAACATTTCACTGATCTGCAGGGTACAATCGAACCCACCCGCTAGAATATCCTGGTGGTTTAACAACAAACTAATCGATGATTTTGAATATTATACCATAACCCACTCTGTTGGTATCAATGGCATGAGTGTTCTTCAAGTCAGTAACTTTGATTTTGGTGATATGGGTTCCTATAAATGTGTTGCCCAAAACTCTGTCTCCAATAGTTCGGTTGTTTACACACTGGTCATTGAAGGTTTCAGTCAGTACAAAAAGAAAGCACTGACGTCTTCCGAAGCTGTCGAACAACCCAGTTCGGTGCATTCGGCCgttatcagtgtgtgtgtcacAGGTGGTTTGATATCGCTCTGTATCATAATAGTTCTCGTGTTCTACTACTGGAAACGCTTCACCAGACTCCAagaacagaagcaggaagaaataaaactgaagatcaaaAACCATTTTGAATCCAGTAGAAACTACAAGCCCGATTCTGAGAATAACAAGAGCCCCACGAGTGAACAAGGGAGAAACGAAGAAACTGAACCCTTGTATGATGCGGTGAAACCCGTCCTGCAGCCTCAACGAGAAACACAACTTTCTGATATTATTGCAAATAATAAACAAGCTTACACTGACCTGCAGGAGGTCGAGGCCTATTCTCCAAGCACCCTCATGACAACGTTAGATTCCGATAACACCGGAGTATTTTGGACAGGTTCATCTCGGAACGACTGTTCTTCCAACCCATCAGATCTAGCTTGTCCACTTCTGGAAACTTCAGGTTATATTTCTTATCCAAATGAATGGGAAATTAACGGTGAGGTGTTTCTCACCCCATACCCTTCTCCGCATCCGAGATATGTCGAAAACTATCCTCGCTCTGTCCCTTCTTTGCCTCCTTACTACACACATTCATTCCATAACCATCATCCACCATATCACAGCAACACTTCCTCAATGCCAATGGGACCTTGTGACTGGCCATTTTCCACGATGCCTTACCCAGGAAAATATGAAGACCACAACAGATGCGCGTCGGTTGGCAGCGTAGGGTCTGAGCCAATCCCTCCCAAGAAACCGCCACGATTGCACAGCTATTCCAGCACTACGAGTGACAGGAGAAAGTTTTCTCTGCCAAAGCCTGGCTCTGTTGATGAGTTTGGGACAGCAGTCTGA